Proteins from a genomic interval of Ramlibacter algicola:
- a CDS encoding crotonase/enoyl-CoA hydratase family protein — MPDFKTLLVRKDASNPRIARIVLNRPDRLNAINEDMPREIRAAVEWANADDGVHVIVLEGAGKGFCGGYDLGYFGQGEVDHPCQQERFPWDPMVDYAYMKRNTDDFMALWRSAKPTICKVHGYAAAGGSDIALCCDLLVMAEDARIGYMPTRVWGCPTTAMWTFRVGPTRAKQLMFTGDTIDGRTALAWGLANEVVPAGQLEEATLRLANRIAGVPRGHLAMHKMVVNNVMLTMGLEQTQQLATVFDGITRHNPEGMWFRRYAQTEGFKAAVQWRDSGQPIPEGDEARALVRDMDAKRAP, encoded by the coding sequence ATGCCTGATTTCAAGACCCTCCTGGTCCGCAAGGACGCGTCCAACCCGCGCATCGCGCGCATCGTCCTCAACCGCCCCGATCGGTTGAACGCGATCAACGAAGACATGCCGCGCGAGATCCGCGCGGCGGTGGAGTGGGCGAACGCCGACGACGGGGTGCACGTCATCGTGCTCGAGGGCGCGGGCAAGGGCTTCTGCGGCGGCTACGACCTCGGGTACTTCGGCCAGGGCGAGGTCGACCATCCGTGCCAGCAGGAACGCTTCCCGTGGGACCCGATGGTCGACTACGCGTACATGAAGCGGAACACCGACGACTTCATGGCGCTGTGGCGCAGCGCCAAGCCGACGATCTGCAAGGTGCACGGCTACGCGGCCGCGGGCGGCAGCGACATCGCGCTGTGCTGCGACCTGCTCGTGATGGCCGAGGATGCGCGCATCGGCTACATGCCCACCCGCGTGTGGGGCTGCCCGACGACGGCGATGTGGACCTTCCGCGTCGGCCCCACGCGCGCCAAGCAGCTGATGTTCACCGGCGACACCATCGACGGCCGCACCGCGCTCGCGTGGGGGCTGGCGAACGAGGTCGTGCCGGCCGGGCAGCTCGAAGAAGCGACGCTGCGCCTCGCCAACCGCATCGCCGGCGTGCCGCGCGGCCATCTCGCGATGCACAAGATGGTCGTCAACAACGTGATGCTCACCATGGGCCTGGAGCAGACGCAGCAGCTCGCGACGGTGTTCGACGGCATCACCCGCCACAACCCGGAGGGGATGTGGTTCCGCCGTTATGCGCAGACAGAAGGCTTCAAGGCCGCCGTCCAGTGGCGCGACAGCGGCCAGCCGATCCCCGAAGGCGACGAGGCGAGGGCGCTGGTGCGCGACATGGATGCCAAGCGAGCGCCTTGA
- a CDS encoding FCD domain-containing protein: MTAVLARRSLTADLVQALGDRIRDGRLAAGSKLPTEGEIMEEFGVSRTVVREAISRLSAAGMVETRHGVGTFVIGHGDAGSFRIAPNQVATLRDVIAVLELRIGVETECAALAAQRRTTANLKALRTALDAFSKALADGRDAVGPDYQFHLEIARATQNARFADLMATLGGTMIPRARLEASQPATPERLEYLQRVNIEHESILAAIERQDADGARAAMRTHLANSKERRQRLAAAAKR, from the coding sequence GTGACCGCCGTTCTTGCCCGCCGCTCCCTCACTGCCGACCTGGTCCAGGCGCTGGGCGACCGCATCCGCGACGGGCGGCTCGCCGCGGGGAGCAAGCTGCCGACCGAGGGCGAGATCATGGAGGAGTTCGGCGTCAGCCGGACCGTCGTGCGCGAGGCGATCTCGCGCCTGTCGGCGGCCGGCATGGTCGAGACGCGGCATGGCGTGGGCACCTTCGTGATCGGGCATGGCGACGCGGGGTCGTTCCGCATCGCGCCCAACCAGGTCGCCACGCTCAGGGACGTGATCGCGGTGCTCGAACTGCGCATCGGCGTCGAGACCGAATGCGCTGCGCTGGCAGCCCAGCGCCGCACGACGGCCAACCTGAAGGCGCTGCGCACCGCGCTGGACGCCTTCAGCAAGGCGCTGGCCGACGGGCGCGACGCCGTCGGGCCCGACTACCAGTTCCACCTGGAGATCGCGCGTGCGACCCAGAACGCCCGCTTCGCCGACCTGATGGCGACGCTGGGCGGCACCATGATCCCGCGCGCGCGGCTCGAAGCCTCGCAGCCCGCGACGCCCGAGCGGCTCGAGTACCTGCAGCGGGTGAACATCGAACACGAATCCATCCTGGCCGCCATCGAGCGCCAGGACGCCGACGGCGCGCGCGCGGCGATGCGCACGCACCTGGCGAACAGCAAGGAGAGAAGGCAGAGACTGGCGGCGGCTGCGAAGCGCTAG
- the garD gene encoding galactarate dehydratase, whose amino-acid sequence MTSKPHRIQMHPADNVAIVANDGGLGPGAKFDDGLVVRDRVPQGHKVALVDIPSGGAVRRYDVTIGYAVKDIPAGSWVHERLLKMPPARELHDLPMATRGAQALEPLEGYTFEGYRNADGSVGTRNLLAITQTVQCVAGVARVAAERIRSELLHRYPNVDGVVPLEHSYGCGVAIDAVDAEIPIRTLRHIAQNPNFGGEMLVVSLGCEKLQPERLLPPGSIPIGPEGLDIVRLQDEQHVGFMSMVDSVVRQAIPHLERLNARQRQTLPASELVVGVQCGGSDAFSGVTANPAVGHCTDLLVRAGATVMFSETTEVRDAVEQLTARAVTPEVAQAITREMAWYDEYLQRGDVDRSANTTPGNKAGGLSNIVEKAMGSIIKSGSVPISGVLAPGEKLPDGHKGLFYAATPASDFICGTLQLAAGMNLHVFTTGRGTPYGLAEAPVIKVGTRTDLARRWHDLIDLNAGAVADGEATVEEMGWELFRLMLDVASGRRRTWAERWKLHNSLVLFNPAPIT is encoded by the coding sequence ATGACCTCCAAGCCCCACCGCATCCAGATGCACCCCGCCGACAACGTCGCGATCGTCGCGAACGATGGCGGGTTGGGGCCGGGTGCGAAGTTCGACGATGGCCTCGTGGTGCGCGATCGCGTGCCGCAGGGGCACAAGGTCGCGCTGGTCGACATTCCGTCCGGTGGCGCTGTGCGCCGCTACGACGTGACCATCGGCTATGCCGTCAAGGACATTCCCGCGGGCAGCTGGGTGCACGAGCGGCTGCTGAAGATGCCGCCGGCGCGCGAGCTGCACGACTTGCCGATGGCCACGCGCGGCGCCCAGGCGCTGGAGCCGCTCGAGGGCTACACCTTCGAGGGCTACCGCAACGCCGACGGCAGCGTCGGCACGCGCAACCTGCTGGCCATCACGCAGACCGTGCAGTGCGTCGCCGGCGTCGCGCGCGTGGCGGCCGAGCGCATCCGCTCGGAGCTGCTGCACCGCTATCCCAACGTGGACGGCGTCGTGCCGCTGGAGCACAGCTACGGCTGCGGCGTGGCGATCGATGCCGTCGATGCCGAGATCCCGATCCGCACGCTGCGCCACATCGCCCAGAACCCCAATTTCGGCGGCGAGATGCTCGTCGTCAGCCTGGGCTGCGAGAAGCTGCAGCCCGAACGGCTCTTGCCGCCCGGCTCGATCCCGATCGGCCCCGAGGGCCTGGACATCGTGCGCCTGCAGGACGAGCAGCACGTGGGCTTCATGTCCATGGTCGACTCGGTCGTGCGGCAGGCGATCCCGCACCTCGAGCGCCTGAACGCGCGCCAGCGCCAGACCTTGCCCGCCAGCGAACTGGTGGTCGGCGTGCAGTGCGGCGGCAGCGACGCGTTCAGCGGCGTGACGGCCAATCCAGCCGTCGGCCACTGCACCGACCTGCTGGTGCGTGCCGGGGCGACGGTCATGTTCTCCGAGACGACCGAGGTGCGCGACGCGGTCGAGCAGTTGACGGCCCGCGCCGTCACGCCCGAGGTCGCGCAGGCGATCACGCGCGAGATGGCGTGGTACGACGAGTACCTGCAGCGCGGCGACGTCGACCGCAGCGCGAACACAACCCCCGGCAACAAGGCCGGTGGCCTGTCCAACATCGTCGAGAAGGCGATGGGCTCGATCATCAAGTCGGGCTCGGTGCCGATCTCCGGCGTGCTCGCGCCCGGCGAGAAGCTACCCGACGGCCACAAGGGCCTGTTCTACGCCGCCACGCCCGCCAGCGATTTCATCTGCGGCACGCTGCAGCTGGCCGCCGGCATGAACCTGCACGTGTTCACCACTGGCCGCGGCACGCCGTACGGCCTGGCCGAAGCGCCGGTGATCAAGGTGGGCACGCGCACCGACCTCGCGCGCCGCTGGCACGACCTGATCGACCTCAACGCAGGCGCCGTCGCCGATGGCGAAGCGACCGTGGAGGAGATGGGCTGGGAACTGTTCCGCCTGATGCTGGACGTCGCCAGCGGCCGCCGCCGCACCTGGGCCGAGCGCTGGAAGCTGCACAACTCGCTGGTGCTGTTCAATCCGGCGCCGATCACATGA
- the gudD gene encoding glucarate dehydratase, whose amino-acid sequence MTSPTIKHMRVVPVAGRDGMLLNLSGAHAPFFTRNVVLVTDSAGNTGLGEVPGGEKIRQTLEDARPLVEGQPIANLQTILNAMRTKFADRDSGGRGLQTFDLRTTIHAVTAVESALLDLQGQFMGLPVAALLGEGMQREAVQMLGYLFFVGDRQKTNLPYASEPDAQDDWLRLRHEVALTPEAVVRLADAAQKRYGFEDFKLKGGVLAGDAEVDAVTALHERFPEARVTLDPNGAWPLKEAIRLGKKMQGVVAYAEDPCGAEEGFSGREVMAEFRRATGLPTATNMVATDWRQLAHSLALQSVDIPLADPHFWTMAGSVRVAQTCRDWGLTWGSHSNNHFDISLAMFTHVGAAAPGKVTAIDTHWIWQDGQRLTKDPLRIEGGYVQVPKKPGLGIEIDEGELEKANALYQQHGLGARDDAIAMQFLVPGWKFDPKRPCLVR is encoded by the coding sequence ATGACCTCTCCCACCATCAAGCACATGCGCGTCGTCCCCGTCGCCGGCCGCGACGGCATGCTGCTCAATCTCTCGGGCGCGCACGCGCCGTTCTTCACCCGCAACGTGGTGCTCGTCACCGACAGCGCCGGCAACACCGGCCTCGGCGAAGTGCCCGGCGGCGAGAAGATCCGCCAGACGCTGGAAGACGCGCGGCCACTCGTCGAAGGCCAGCCGATCGCCAACCTGCAGACGATCCTGAACGCGATGCGCACGAAGTTTGCGGATCGCGACTCGGGTGGCCGCGGGCTGCAAACGTTCGACCTGCGCACCACCATCCACGCGGTCACTGCGGTGGAGTCCGCACTGCTCGACCTGCAAGGCCAGTTCATGGGCCTGCCCGTCGCGGCGCTGCTGGGCGAAGGCATGCAGCGCGAGGCGGTGCAGATGCTCGGCTACCTGTTCTTCGTCGGCGATCGCCAAAAGACGAACCTTCCGTACGCCAGCGAGCCGGACGCGCAGGACGACTGGCTGCGCCTGCGGCACGAGGTAGCGCTGACGCCCGAGGCGGTGGTGCGGCTGGCCGACGCGGCGCAGAAGCGGTATGGCTTCGAGGACTTCAAGCTGAAAGGCGGCGTGCTTGCGGGCGATGCCGAAGTCGATGCCGTCACGGCGTTGCACGAGCGCTTTCCCGAAGCGCGCGTCACGCTGGACCCCAATGGCGCCTGGCCGCTCAAGGAAGCCATCCGCCTGGGCAAGAAGATGCAGGGCGTCGTCGCGTACGCCGAGGACCCGTGCGGCGCGGAAGAGGGCTTCAGCGGCCGCGAGGTGATGGCGGAGTTCCGCCGCGCCACCGGCCTGCCGACGGCGACCAACATGGTCGCCACCGATTGGCGCCAGCTGGCGCATTCCCTCGCGCTGCAGTCGGTCGACATTCCGCTGGCCGATCCGCATTTCTGGACCATGGCCGGCTCGGTGCGCGTCGCGCAAACCTGCCGCGACTGGGGCCTCACGTGGGGCTCGCATTCGAACAACCACTTCGACATCTCGCTGGCGATGTTCACCCACGTCGGCGCCGCGGCGCCGGGCAAGGTCACCGCGATCGACACCCACTGGATCTGGCAGGACGGCCAGCGATTGACGAAGGACCCGCTGCGGATCGAAGGCGGCTACGTGCAGGTGCCGAAGAAGCCGGGGCTCGGGATCGAGATCGACGAGGGCGAGCTGGAGAAGGCGAACGC
- a CDS encoding carboxymuconolactone decarboxylase family protein, which produces MDEKKLNAAGLATRREVLGAAYVDGAVKNADAFNDDMQVLVTQYCWNDIWNRPGLDRKTRSLLNLAMLTALNRPHELKLHVRGALNNGVTREEIKEVFLQAAIYCGVPAAIDSFRIAREVIDGKDGH; this is translated from the coding sequence ATGGACGAGAAGAAGCTGAATGCGGCCGGGCTGGCGACACGGCGCGAGGTGTTGGGCGCGGCGTATGTCGACGGCGCGGTGAAGAACGCGGATGCGTTCAACGACGACATGCAGGTGCTCGTCACGCAATATTGCTGGAACGACATCTGGAACCGCCCGGGCCTGGACCGCAAGACGCGCAGCCTGTTGAACCTGGCGATGCTCACGGCACTGAACCGCCCGCACGAACTGAAGCTGCACGTGCGCGGCGCGTTGAACAACGGCGTCACGCGCGAGGAGATCAAGGAAGTGTTCCTGCAGGCCGCCATCTACTGCGGCGTGCCGGCGGCGATCGACAGCTTCCGCATCGCGCGCGAAGTGATCGACGGGAAGGATGGGCACTGA
- a CDS encoding Bug family tripartite tricarboxylate transporter substrate binding protein: MKKTLAGLALAAAAATSAMAAYPEKPVTLVVPFPPGGSTDAIARVIAQELPKKLGGTWVVDNKPGATGTIGAAFVKRAAPDGYTLFVSSLGPFVIAPHLIKAVQYDALKDLDPITVAVQAPNVLVVPASSPYKNVAELIAGLKKTPGKISFASSGAGSSDHLSAELFWQQTDTSGVHIPYKGGGPAINDLLGAQVDAAFVNINSIISHIKAGKVRALGVASEKRNTLLPDLPTLAEQGVKGAEVQSWQAVAGPKGLPAEVKTKVRDAIASILNDPAVKDKLVAQGFEIVADTPEHFAKFQAAEFARWKNLIETRKITAD, translated from the coding sequence TTGAAGAAGACGCTCGCCGGCCTCGCGCTGGCTGCCGCGGCCGCCACCAGCGCGATGGCCGCGTATCCCGAGAAGCCGGTGACGCTGGTCGTGCCGTTCCCCCCCGGTGGCTCCACCGACGCCATCGCGCGCGTGATCGCGCAAGAGCTGCCCAAGAAGCTGGGCGGCACCTGGGTGGTGGACAACAAGCCGGGTGCCACCGGCACCATCGGCGCCGCGTTCGTCAAGCGCGCCGCCCCGGACGGCTACACGCTGTTCGTGTCGTCGCTCGGCCCGTTCGTGATCGCGCCGCACCTGATCAAGGCCGTGCAGTACGACGCGCTGAAGGACCTGGACCCGATCACGGTCGCCGTGCAGGCGCCCAACGTGCTCGTGGTGCCCGCCAGTTCGCCGTACAAGAACGTCGCCGAGCTGATTGCCGGCCTGAAGAAGACGCCGGGCAAGATCAGCTTCGCCTCGTCGGGCGCCGGCTCGTCCGACCACCTGTCGGCCGAACTGTTCTGGCAGCAGACCGACACTTCCGGCGTGCACATCCCCTACAAGGGCGGCGGCCCCGCCATCAACGACCTGCTGGGCGCGCAAGTCGATGCCGCGTTCGTGAACATCAACAGCATCATCAGCCACATCAAGGCGGGCAAGGTGCGTGCGCTGGGCGTCGCGAGCGAGAAGCGCAACACGTTGCTGCCCGATCTGCCCACGCTGGCCGAGCAGGGCGTCAAGGGCGCCGAAGTGCAGTCCTGGCAAGCCGTCGCCGGCCCCAAGGGCCTGCCCGCGGAGGTCAAGACCAAGGTGCGTGACGCGATCGCGTCGATCCTGAACGACCCGGCCGTCAAGGACAAGCTCGTGGCGCAGGGCTTCGAGATCGTGGCCGACACGCCCGAGCACTTCGCGAAGTTCCAGGCCGCCGAGTTCGCGCGCTGGAAGAACCTGATCGAAACGCGCAAGATCACTGCTGATTGA
- a CDS encoding VOC family protein, producing MAGRKNIVCLWYDGTAEEAARFYAETFPDSSVDAVHRAPGDYPSGKEGDVITVEFTVMGIPCLGLNGGPAFRHNEAFSFQVATDDQAETDRYWNAIVGNGGQESACGWCKDRWGLNWQITPRVLTEGITTPDRAAAKRVFEAMMGMRKINVAAIERALRG from the coding sequence GTGCCTCTGGTACGACGGCACGGCGGAAGAGGCGGCGCGCTTCTACGCCGAGACCTTTCCGGACAGCAGCGTCGATGCCGTGCACCGCGCGCCGGGCGACTACCCGTCGGGCAAGGAAGGCGACGTCATCACGGTCGAGTTCACGGTGATGGGCATCCCGTGCCTGGGCCTGAACGGCGGGCCGGCCTTCAGGCACAACGAGGCGTTCTCGTTCCAGGTCGCCACCGACGACCAGGCCGAGACCGACCGCTACTGGAACGCGATCGTCGGCAACGGCGGCCAGGAAAGCGCCTGCGGCTGGTGCAAGGACCGCTGGGGGCTGAACTGGCAGATCACCCCGCGCGTGCTGACCGAAGGCATCACCACCCCCGACCGCGCGGCGGCCAAGCGCGTGTTCGAGGCAATGATGGGGATGCGCAAGATCAACGTGGCGGCGATCGAACGGGCCCTGCGGGGGTGA
- the kdgD gene encoding 5-dehydro-4-deoxyglucarate dehydratase, giving the protein MTPHDLKTALSSGLLSFPLTDFNADLRFNPRGYTERLEWLMPYGATVLFAAGGTGEFFSLEPQEYAQVIKTAAETCKGRVPIVGGAGGGTTLAIKYAQEAERNGAQGVLLLPHYLTEASQDGLVRHVEAVCKSVKIGVIVYNRGATKLTADSLARLAERCPNLIGFKDGLGDIERIVSIRQKLGDRFVYIGGMPTHEVYANAYKALGVPTYSSAVFNFVPRTALEFYNAYWSGDTVTTGRLLDEFFLPYLAIRNKGEGYAVSIVKAGATIVGKTAGPVRPPISDLKPQEVEELAALIRKLGPQ; this is encoded by the coding sequence ATGACGCCCCACGACCTCAAGACGGCCCTCTCCAGTGGCCTGCTGTCCTTTCCCCTGACCGACTTCAACGCCGACCTTCGCTTCAATCCGAGGGGCTACACCGAGCGCCTCGAGTGGCTGATGCCCTATGGCGCAACGGTCCTGTTCGCGGCCGGCGGCACGGGCGAGTTCTTCTCGCTGGAGCCGCAGGAATACGCGCAGGTGATCAAGACGGCCGCCGAGACCTGCAAGGGCCGCGTGCCGATCGTCGGCGGCGCCGGTGGCGGCACCACGCTGGCCATCAAGTACGCGCAGGAAGCCGAGCGCAACGGCGCGCAGGGCGTGTTGCTGCTGCCGCATTACCTGACCGAAGCGTCGCAGGACGGCCTGGTGCGCCACGTCGAGGCGGTATGCAAGAGCGTGAAGATCGGCGTCATCGTCTACAACCGCGGCGCGACGAAGCTCACCGCGGACTCGCTGGCCCGCCTGGCCGAGCGCTGCCCGAACCTCATCGGCTTCAAGGACGGCCTTGGCGACATCGAACGCATCGTCTCCATCCGCCAGAAGCTGGGCGACCGCTTCGTCTACATCGGCGGCATGCCGACGCACGAGGTCTATGCCAACGCGTACAAGGCGCTCGGCGTACCCACGTATTCGTCGGCGGTGTTCAACTTCGTCCCGCGCACCGCGCTGGAGTTCTACAACGCGTACTGGAGCGGCGACACGGTCACCACCGGCCGCCTGCTCGACGAGTTCTTCCTGCCCTACCTCGCGATCCGCAACAAGGGCGAGGGCTACGCGGTCTCGATCGTGAAGGCCGGCGCCACCATCGTCGGCAAGACCGCCGGCCCGGTGCGCCCGCCGATCTCGGACCTCAAGCCGCAGGAAGTCGAGGAACTCGCGGCGCTGATCCGCAAGCTCGGCCCGCAGTGA